Genomic DNA from Paenibacillus sp. KS-LC4:
AGCCGGCGACATTGTAATGAATACGGATATATAAATAAGCATGGAGATAGCTACGATCAGGAATAAGCCTATAATAAGCGAGCAGACGAATAGGAAAAAGGCGGCAAAGTCAGGCGGCAGCTCAAGCCTGTAGGGCTGGGGCAGAACCAGACTCACCAGCAGGATCGGCAGGCAGCGAAGCAAAGCGCTGGACAGCCGCTGGGCGAGCAGCTTCGCATACCAGAGGCCATAAATGCCGCTTGGCCTGCACAGCTCATAGGCGATATTGCCACTCGTAATGAGCTGAAACAGCTCATTGTCCCGCAGCCATAAGACGATGAAGGCAAGGAACGCTTGCTTAAGCCAGCAGTAGGCGACAACCTCCGAGAGGCTCATCTGCGGTGCGGCGGCACGGGTCTGGGCATAGAAGGCAACAAACACCATAATGAAAATAAAGCCGAAAAAAAACTGCGTCCCGATGCCTGCGTATGCGGCGGCACGGTATTGCAGGCCGTTGCTGAGCCGCAGTCTGAGTACGGCGTAATAAGGC
This window encodes:
- a CDS encoding ABC transporter permease gives rise to the protein MIKPYYAVLRLRLSNGLQYRAAAYAGIGTQFFFGFIFIMVFVAFYAQTRAAAPQMSLSEVVAYCWLKQAFLAFIVLWLRDNELFQLITSGNIAYELCRPSGIYGLWYAKLLAQRLSSALLRCLPILLVSLVLPQPYRLELPPDFAAFFLFVCSLIIGLFLIVAISMLIYISVFITMSPAGSLLMFSVFGEFFAGMIIPVPLMPDWMQRIVYALPFHWTVDFPFRVYTGNIPKLDAATGLLFQLLWLAALIFIGKIAMNKALRRVVVQGG